A genomic stretch from Sander vitreus isolate 19-12246 chromosome 17, sanVit1, whole genome shotgun sequence includes:
- the LOC144532195 gene encoding polycomb group RING finger protein 5-A-like gives MAATGRKHLVKDFNHFITCYLCRGYLIKPTTVTECLHTFCKSCIVQHFEESNDCPKCGIQVHETNPLEMLRLDNTLEEIIFKLVPGLREKEEQQELEFWKKNQPRENGQENVRRQRLGLPDVGGDYGGGDEDDDGGNEDYHRSDPQIAICLDCLRNTGQSGESTVTDLMKRFIRCSSRVTVGTIKKFLSLKLKLPSSYELDVLCNGEIMGRDHTLEFIYMTRWRLHGENTYPMVLEYRPRIDFG, from the exons ATGGCTGCTACAGGAAGGAAGCACTTGGTGAAAGACTTTAACCATTTCATCACCTGTTACCTGTGCCGAGGTTACCTGATTAAACCGACCACGGTCACCGAGTGCCTGCACACCT TCTGTAAGAGCTGTATTGTGCAGCACTTTGAGGAGAGCAATGACTGTCCTAAATGTGGCATTCAGGTGCATGAGACCAATCCACTGGAGATGCTCAG GTTGGACAACACCCTTGAGGAGATCATTTTCAAGCTGGTGCCCGGACTCAGAGAAA AAGAGGAACAGCAGGAACTTGAATTCTGGAAGAAGAACCAGCCCAGAGAAAACGGCCAAG AAAACGTGAGGCGCCAGAGGCTCGGGCTGCCTGATGTTGGAGGCGATTATGGCGGTGGTGATGAAGATGACGACGGCGGCAATGAAGACTACCACAGAAGTGACCCTCAGATAGCCATCTGTCTGGACTGCTTACGCAACACGGGACAGTCGGGGGAGAGCACTGTCAcg GATTTGATGAAGAGGTTCATCCGCTGCTCCAGTAGAGTCACAGTGGGAACAATTAAGAAGTTTCTCAGTCTTAAACTAAAGCTGCCTAGCTCTTACGAG CTGGATGTGCTGTGTAACGGAGAGATCATGGGCAGAGATCACACTCTGGAGTTCATCTACATGACCCGGTGGAGGCTTCATGGAGAGAAT